In Ruficoccus amylovorans, the DNA window CTCGGTTTGCCCCCATGTCCGGTAGGAGGGAACCCAGCGTGAGTTCATCATGAAGGAGACCAGGCCGGGCTCATCGATGGTGGAGAGCCGTTCTCCGCCAAGGTACACATTCATGGCCCAGTTGTAGCTGGCGTTTTCCGAGTGCGGGCGGCAGGCCAGGGCCATGGGGCAGAACATGACGGAGTCGGGGGCCTCGCCTACGCCCCTGAGCGTGATGATGTCGTTGTAGCCGGCATTGCGCAGTTCGATGATCCAGTTGTCGTGTTGTTCTTCGGGAGGGACGCTTGAGCTGTTGCGGTTACCCTTGGCGTAGGGGAGGCGCCCTCCGTTTTCCATTGTGTAAATGAGGAGGGTTTGAGTCACCTGCCGCAGATTGGATTGTGACTTGGAAAGTCGGGCTGAATCGCGAACGCGGTTCACGGTGGCGATCAGGATTCCCCCGAGGACGGCTATCACCGCGATAACGGTGAGCAGTTCGATCAGGGAAAAACCAGGGCGACCAGCATGGCGACTGCGAAAAACAAAAGCTGGGGTATTTGTTTGCATAAGGAACTGGGGCGAAGCATGGGCCGGAAAGGCTCAATTACTCTTGGTCAGATTGGGTGTGGCGTCCCGGTAGCGGTCCTGCATGCGGGCGTGAAAAATTGGGTCCAGGAAGGGGTCGCGAGTTTCTTCTCGCCATTGCAGGAGGCGACCCTTCATCCATGCCAGCAGGTCTGCGTAATTCGGGTCTGCTGCGAGGTCGTTGAGCAAATAGGGGTCTTCTTCGGTGTTGTAGAGTTCGTAGGTGGGCGGTGAGTCATAGTGCTGGTAAGCGAGCGCGAAGGGGTTGTCTGCGTTTTCGGGTGTTTGCGCCGCCTGCCATTCGGGAAAGCGAGTTTCCATCGTGACCGGATTTCGCCGTCCGGCGTCGAGATTGTGAATCAACTGATAGCCGGTGATGCTCAGCGAATAGGAGGGGTAGTATTGGCTTGGTGCGTGCACGATGAATTCGGTCATCATGGAGTCCCGCCAGATGATTTGGCTGGGGGTGAGCAGTGGCTGGAGCGGCTGGCCAGCTCCGTGCGGTTTGAGTTCGCCGGTTGCCGCGCTGACCAGAGTGGAAAAAATATCGACGGTGCTGACATATTCGTCGCGAATAAGGCCGGGCATGGCGTGTCCGGGCCAGCGGATGAGGTAGGGGGTCCTGACACCGTCTTCGTAGGCGGATTTTTTCAGACGGATGAAGTCCGGGCCGTTGTCGCTGACAAAGAGGATGAGCGTGTTGTCGAGCGCGTTGTTT includes these proteins:
- a CDS encoding type II secretion system protein — its product is MQTNTPAFVFRSRHAGRPGFSLIELLTVIAVIAVLGGILIATVNRVRDSARLSKSQSNLRQVTQTLLIYTMENGGRLPYAKGNRNSSSVPPEEQHDNWIIELRNAGYNDIITLRGVGEAPDSVMFCPMALACRPHSENASYNWAMNVYLGGERLSTIDEPGLVSFMMNSRWVPSYRTWGQTEVGIPNGGPNRWPDFPYPVRSMDVNDAPDAGAGDPSACVSFLDGRVELVPRSKFPEDVTQPFWSGTRNEN